One Rhinopithecus roxellana isolate Shanxi Qingling chromosome 7, ASM756505v1, whole genome shotgun sequence DNA segment encodes these proteins:
- the LOC104670020 gene encoding thymosin beta-15A: MSDKPDLSEVEKFDRSKLKKTNTEEKNTLPSKETIQQEKECVQTS; the protein is encoded by the exons ATGAGTGATAAACCAGACTTGTCGGAAGTGGAGAAGTTTGACAGGTCAAAACTGAAGAAAACTAATACCgaagaaaaaaatactcttcCTTCAAAGGAAA CTATCCAGCAGGAGAAAGAGTGTGTTCAAACATCGTAA